Sequence from the uncultured Draconibacterium sp. genome:
AGCTGCTTTAAACGGAGGAAGGTAAATCTCACGCATGGCACGCTCGCCAATGATTACGTTTACCGTTCCGCGGTTGTTCTCCTGGTTGTTCAGTGCATAGTGTTTTAAACAGGCCGCAGCACCATTGTCTTGCGCACCTTTAGTGTACTGCACTGCCAGTTGTGAGCTCAGAAACGGATCTTCGCTCATATACTCGTATGTACGTCCTCCGGTAGGAATTCGCTGAATATTGATGGCTGGCCCAAGGATTACATCTTTTCCGCGTAACCGGGCTTCTTTTGCCATTCCGGTTCCGTAGGCATACGCCAGCTCCGGACTCCAGGTAGCTGCCAATGCCGATCCGGTAGGGAAGAAAGTGGCTTTGTCGTTTTCCCATCCAAGCGGGGCCCAGCTTTTGGGTTCCATTTCCTCGCGAATACCAAATGGCCCGTCGGCATAAACCATGTCGGCAATACCCAGGCGCTCAACTCCGGCCGATACAAACATGTATTTTCCGTGCAGCATATTTACTTTTTCATCCAGTGTCATTTGCGAAATGATACCGTCAATTTGTTCATCGTACTGAAGTAACGACGATGTAAATGATTTCGTTTGTGGAGATTTTTGTGTGCACGCCCCAAGCAATAGAGCAAGAAGCATAACAAATGTGATTTTGTGATTCATAATATATTTCGGTTTAATGATTCTTTCGGTTTTTATAGCGGTGCAAGATACCACTCTTTCATTTTAAAGCATGAATATTATTATTTCATATTGTAAAAATAACAAAAAGAAATGAATTTTCCTGATTATTTTATTGAACCTGGAAATGTTGAAGCAAAAGAGGTGAGCTATTTATCTGAGTCATTGTTTTTTTCGCTTCGATAAAAATGCTGATATTTGCGGCACTAAAAATTTGATAAGAATGAAAAAACAAAATATTCCTGCCGTATTGGGTATGGGGAACGCTTTGGTTGATGTAATCTCGGTTTTGGATAGCGATGCTTTGCTTGAACAATTTGGCTTACCACGTGGAAGTATGACGCTGGTTGATGCCGACCAGTCGAAAACAATTTACGACGCTACTTATTCGGAGAAAAGTGAGCTGGCTACCGGAGGATCGGTTGCCAATTCGATTCGTGCTTTGGCCAATCTTGGTGGCAATGCCGGATATATGGGGAAAATCGGTCGCGATGAATTGGGCGATCTTTTTCGTAACGACTTTGAAAAACGTGGTGTAAAAACACATTTGTTTCACAGCGAAAATGCTACCGGAAGAGTAATGGGGCTGGTTAGTCCTGATTCGGAACGTACCATGGCAACCTACCTGGGCGCTGCAGCCGATATGGTACCGGAGGAAGTTACAGAAGATTTGTTTAAAGGCTACGAATATGTTTACATCGAAGGTTACCTGGTTTTTAATCACGACCTGATAAAAGCCTGTGCTGTGGCTGCCAAAAAGGCCGGTGTAAAAATCGCGGTTGACCTGTCGAGCTTTAATGTGGTGGAGGCCAATCTCGATTTTCTGAAGGAGCTGATCCGTGATTATGTGGATATTGTTTTTGCCAACGAAGAAGAAGCTAAGTCATACACTGGATTAGATCCGGAAGCTGCGCTCCACGAAATTGCAAAAGGCGATAAAATTGCCGTTGTAAAAGTGGGGAAAGACGGTTCGATGATAAAACAAGGTGATGCGGTTGCACGTGTTGGAGTTATTCCTGCCAAAGCATTGGATACTACCGGAGCAGGTGATGCGTATGCCGCCGGTTTCTTTTATGGCCTCACAAATGGCTACGACCTGGAGAAATGTGGCAAAATTGCGGCACTTGTTTCTGGGAAAGTTGTTGAAGTAATGGGGCCAAACCTTGCCGATGATCAGTGGCCGGAGGTGAAAGCCGAGATTGAAAAGATTGTTGGGTAGGTAGGTGTTT
This genomic interval carries:
- a CDS encoding adenosine kinase, with amino-acid sequence MKKQNIPAVLGMGNALVDVISVLDSDALLEQFGLPRGSMTLVDADQSKTIYDATYSEKSELATGGSVANSIRALANLGGNAGYMGKIGRDELGDLFRNDFEKRGVKTHLFHSENATGRVMGLVSPDSERTMATYLGAAADMVPEEVTEDLFKGYEYVYIEGYLVFNHDLIKACAVAAKKAGVKIAVDLSSFNVVEANLDFLKELIRDYVDIVFANEEEAKSYTGLDPEAALHEIAKGDKIAVVKVGKDGSMIKQGDAVARVGVIPAKALDTTGAGDAYAAGFFYGLTNGYDLEKCGKIAALVSGKVVEVMGPNLADDQWPEVKAEIEKIVG